In Paenibacillus hexagrammi, the following are encoded in one genomic region:
- the mntR gene encoding transcriptional regulator MntR, whose protein sequence is MATPSMEDYLERIYKLIDEKGYARVSDIAEGLEVHPSSVTKMIQKLDKDNYLIYEKYRGLMLTSKGKKMGKRLVDRHQLLEQFLTVIGVHDDNIYKDVEGIEHHLSWDSITCIETLLEYFRRDPSRAEALQQVRKDMETES, encoded by the coding sequence ATGGCTACACCAAGCATGGAGGACTATCTGGAGAGAATCTACAAGCTCATTGACGAGAAGGGTTACGCTCGTGTCTCCGACATTGCTGAAGGGCTTGAGGTGCATCCCTCATCCGTAACGAAGATGATTCAGAAGCTGGACAAGGACAATTATCTGATATATGAAAAATACCGCGGTCTCATGCTGACCTCCAAAGGCAAGAAAATGGGCAAGAGGCTTGTTGACAGGCATCAATTGCTGGAACAATTTTTAACCGTGATCGGTGTTCATGATGATAATATTTATAAAGATGTGGAAGGCATTGAGCATCACCTCAGCTGGGATTCGATTACATGTATTGAGACCCTGCTTGAATATTTTCGCAGAGATCCGAGCCGGGCTGAAGCGCTCCAGCAAGTGCGCAAGGATATGGAAACGGAAAGCTAG